In Candidatus Chlorohelix allophototropha, one DNA window encodes the following:
- a CDS encoding GNAT family N-acetyltransferase: MQPDLALQFRAGKLEDLPAVKEVCKDVWGGNDYMPFVWEERLSEPNIKVFVAEIEQQLAGLYCLKTMNESGLKTGWWSGVRVATPYKKLGLAYRLLEHAIDVVNQEEINVLRYSTAEDNIPMHRVAERFGFRLVASYSYAIGQKNIIPLPENTNITFRSLQPDELKLAWDFIINSREWQLDEGFHCDSWTWRKLELTDLQGKLARNAVTGGFEGDKLKALSVFNYDEWENQQEIFVSWLGGDVQTQAQLAQHLVHNAIAKPLEYSLVMMLPTNSDLDKVLEQTGFVLRSEDRMRLYELSLAVEKVRNRMV, from the coding sequence ATGCAACCCGATTTAGCGTTACAATTCAGGGCAGGTAAATTGGAAGATTTGCCTGCCGTCAAAGAAGTTTGCAAAGATGTATGGGGCGGTAACGATTACATGCCTTTTGTATGGGAGGAAAGACTTTCCGAACCGAACATAAAGGTATTTGTAGCCGAGATTGAGCAACAGCTTGCCGGACTCTACTGCCTCAAAACAATGAATGAATCAGGCTTAAAAACCGGTTGGTGGTCGGGAGTGCGGGTTGCTACCCCATATAAAAAGCTTGGCTTAGCCTATCGATTGCTCGAACACGCGATAGATGTAGTAAACCAAGAGGAAATAAACGTGTTGCGCTACAGCACCGCGGAAGACAATATTCCAATGCACCGGGTAGCTGAACGTTTCGGTTTCCGTCTTGTAGCTTCCTACAGTTATGCTATAGGACAGAAGAATATTATCCCATTGCCTGAAAATACAAATATCACTTTTCGTTCCTTGCAGCCTGATGAGTTAAAGTTAGCTTGGGACTTTATTATTAACTCGAGAGAATGGCAGCTTGACGAGGGGTTTCATTGTGACTCATGGACATGGCGAAAGTTGGAACTGACCGACTTGCAAGGTAAGTTGGCGAGAAATGCTGTGACCGGAGGCTTTGAGGGTGATAAACTTAAAGCGTTGAGTGTATTTAACTACGATGAATGGGAAAATCAGCAGGAGATATTTGTCAGTTGGCTGGGTGGTGATGTGCAAACACAAGCTCAATTGGCACAACATCTTGTCCACAACGCAATAGCAAAGCCATTGGAATATTCGCTGGTTATGATGTTGCCGACAAACTCGGATTTGGACAAAGTTCTAGAACAAACAGGATTCGTGCTCAGATCTGAAGATCGTATGCGACTTTACGAATTGTCTCTAGCGGTTGAAAAGGTTCGTAACAGAATGGTATAA
- a CDS encoding YebC/PmpR family DNA-binding transcriptional regulator: MSGHSKWHSIRRSKAIIDNKRGAVFTKLAREISIATREGGGADPDTNFKLRVAIQKARAENMPVDNIKRAVEKGMGSGEGGLQLEEIFYEGYGPGGTAILVQALTDNRNRTSSEIRSAFTKGGGNHGEPGSVSWMFEHVGLIRIELGKYDPEELMLIAIDAGANDVQEVSEDDEVIELEVYTGFEEMRKVQEALENGGIKIISSEAIFNAKTTMDLDDAKALQVLRLMERLEDLDDVQNVYSNLNIRDEVAALQ; this comes from the coding sequence ATGTCAGGGCACAGTAAATGGCATTCAATCCGACGATCGAAAGCCATCATTGATAACAAACGAGGCGCAGTTTTTACCAAGCTCGCTCGCGAAATTTCGATTGCGACTAGAGAGGGTGGCGGCGCTGATCCTGACACCAACTTTAAGTTACGTGTAGCAATCCAGAAAGCGCGCGCCGAAAACATGCCCGTTGACAATATCAAACGCGCCGTTGAAAAAGGCATGGGCAGCGGTGAAGGCGGTTTGCAGCTTGAAGAAATTTTCTACGAAGGCTACGGACCGGGCGGAACAGCAATTCTGGTACAGGCGCTGACCGATAACCGCAACCGCACCTCTTCTGAGATTCGTAGCGCCTTTACTAAAGGCGGCGGCAATCACGGTGAACCCGGCTCGGTAAGTTGGATGTTTGAGCATGTAGGGTTAATTCGCATCGAACTTGGCAAGTATGATCCAGAAGAACTGATGCTCATCGCGATTGATGCGGGCGCAAACGATGTGCAAGAAGTCAGCGAAGATGACGAGGTTATTGAACTGGAAGTTTATACCGGATTTGAAGAAATGCGCAAGGTACAAGAAGCGTTGGAAAATGGCGGTATCAAAATAATTTCCAGTGAAGCGATCTTCAATGCCAAAACTACTATGGATTTGGATGATGCCAAAGCGCTGCAAGTGCTACGGTTGATGGAACGTCTTGAAGACCTCGACGATGTACAAAACGTCTATAGCAACCTGAATATTCGGGATGAGGTTGCGGCTCTCCAATAG
- the ruvC gene encoding crossover junction endodeoxyribonuclease RuvC: MPTPYKDENLVLGIDPGSALMGWGLVHLRPDDSLEMINYGAISTSPRLPMPQRLQQIYRQLTGLLETAFPSEIAIEELFFNKNTTTVIAVSQARGVALLAAADHNIDVFEYTPLQVKQALVGYGRAQKDQVQEMVRILLNLDQIPKPDDAADALAIAICHIRSRRFMSRLEAQNG; the protein is encoded by the coding sequence TTGCCCACACCATACAAAGATGAGAATCTGGTACTTGGCATAGACCCTGGCTCGGCTTTAATGGGCTGGGGTTTGGTGCATTTACGACCGGACGATTCGCTGGAAATGATAAATTATGGCGCGATCAGCACCTCGCCGCGCCTGCCAATGCCACAACGGTTGCAGCAAATTTATCGTCAGCTTACAGGTTTGCTTGAAACAGCCTTTCCCTCAGAGATAGCCATTGAAGAGCTTTTTTTCAATAAAAATACCACTACTGTTATAGCAGTAAGTCAGGCGCGAGGAGTAGCCTTACTAGCTGCCGCCGATCATAATATTGACGTTTTCGAATACACCCCCTTACAGGTTAAACAAGCGCTGGTAGGTTATGGTCGCGCCCAGAAAGACCAAGTACAAGAAATGGTGCGGATTCTGCTGAACCTCGACCAGATTCCGAAACCGGATGATGCCGCCGATGCGCTAGCGATTGCAATCTGCCACATACGTAGTCGCCGCTTTATGTCCCGGTTGGAGGCGCAAAATGGCTAA
- a CDS encoding TlyA family RNA methyltransferase: protein MAKPRPSTKKRPEVVIESTKKRVDQWLVELGIAPTREKAQALIMAGQVLAGTRRIDKAGQSLNPVEAHTLNLKEGSALKYVSRGGFKLEHALDVFQIDPTGKLALDVGASTGGFSDCFLQHGARKVIALDVGNSQLAWSLRQDSRVYILDHTNVRYSESLPEVEPGRGAALADVAAVDVSFISLKLVLPAVRNLIIPDAPLVVLVKPQFEAGKERVGKGGIIKDTLVHRAVLEDLIEWWNTNRFTLQGLIRSPILGTEGNLEFLAHLKAVEEVVDNWVTPAAHGLEQLLGRMEL, encoded by the coding sequence ATGGCTAAACCGCGCCCTTCTACCAAAAAACGACCAGAAGTTGTGATTGAATCCACTAAAAAGCGGGTTGACCAATGGCTGGTGGAACTGGGTATCGCCCCCACCCGCGAGAAAGCGCAAGCCTTGATAATGGCGGGGCAGGTGCTGGCTGGAACGCGCCGTATTGATAAAGCAGGGCAAAGCCTGAACCCTGTCGAAGCGCATACTCTTAACCTAAAAGAAGGCAGCGCTTTAAAATATGTCAGCCGCGGAGGTTTTAAACTTGAACACGCCCTCGATGTTTTCCAGATTGACCCAACCGGAAAATTGGCGCTGGATGTAGGAGCAAGTACGGGCGGTTTTAGCGATTGCTTTTTGCAGCATGGCGCACGTAAAGTGATTGCGCTGGATGTTGGCAATAGTCAATTAGCCTGGAGTTTGCGGCAAGACTCCCGCGTTTATATTTTGGATCACACCAACGTGCGCTATAGTGAAAGCCTGCCTGAAGTTGAACCCGGTAGGGGTGCAGCGCTAGCAGACGTAGCCGCCGTAGATGTGAGCTTTATTTCACTTAAATTGGTGCTACCGGCAGTACGAAACCTTATTATTCCCGATGCGCCCCTAGTGGTTCTGGTAAAACCGCAATTCGAAGCAGGCAAAGAACGGGTGGGAAAGGGTGGTATAATAAAGGACACCTTAGTGCATCGCGCCGTGCTTGAAGATTTGATAGAATGGTGGAATACCAATCGGTTTACCCTACAAGGACTAATCCGCTCACCTATCTTGGGAACTGAGGGTAATCTCGAATTTTTGGCGCATCTGAAAGCTGTGGAGGAAGTAGTTGATAACTGGGTTACCCCGGCTGCACACGGACTTGAACAACTATTAGGGAGAATGGAACTGTGA
- a CDS encoding NAD(+)/NADH kinase produces MAVVSRPAPPPEAQGLADAVERLLTQEGIKVWRGIVPDGGEYARRMAECELVFVLGGDGTILHAANLAAANGVPIVGVDFGRFGFLAELSREEALDKIPAFVRGEHWVEERVMLRAEHIRSGEVMGQYQALNDIVLGRAYLSGIIDVQLVVDGEYVTTYFGDGLIVSTATGSTAYNIAAGGPVLAPNMGAIVLSALAPHLTHLSHLVVPRDSTITLHVGTRKGAAVTVDGQPDFQIQDKDMLRVTLAPFTARFARLQDKTYFYKNLANRLRRGG; encoded by the coding sequence ATGGCAGTAGTTAGCCGCCCTGCACCTCCACCCGAAGCACAAGGGTTGGCAGATGCAGTTGAAAGGCTATTGACACAAGAAGGCATCAAAGTCTGGCGCGGAATTGTACCAGACGGGGGTGAGTATGCCCGGCGTATGGCAGAATGTGAATTAGTTTTTGTGCTAGGCGGGGACGGTACAATTTTGCACGCTGCAAATCTTGCTGCTGCAAACGGTGTGCCAATCGTAGGGGTGGACTTCGGGCGTTTCGGCTTCTTAGCTGAATTGAGTCGTGAAGAAGCCCTCGATAAGATTCCGGCTTTTGTAAGAGGTGAGCACTGGGTAGAAGAGCGCGTCATGTTAAGAGCCGAGCATATCCGGAGCGGCGAAGTAATGGGGCAATATCAGGCTTTGAACGATATTGTATTGGGTCGCGCGTATCTCTCAGGTATTATTGACGTGCAATTGGTCGTTGACGGTGAATACGTCACTACCTATTTCGGCGATGGCTTAATCGTAAGTACCGCCACCGGCTCAACCGCTTACAATATTGCAGCTGGTGGTCCGGTACTAGCTCCAAATATGGGTGCGATTGTGTTATCCGCGCTTGCACCGCATCTTACACACCTAAGCCATTTGGTAGTACCGCGTGATTCTACCATCACGTTGCATGTGGGAACGCGCAAAGGCGCAGCCGTTACAGTGGATGGGCAACCTGACTTCCAAATTCAGGATAAGGATATGCTGCGAGTAACCCTCGCACCCTTTACCGCTCGGTTTGCACGCCTCCAAGATAAAACCTACTTCTACAAAAACCTTGCCAACCGCTTGCGACGCGGCGGGTGA
- a CDS encoding DUF402 domain-containing protein, with translation MNNLLRIESFIYPDIDRYFYPAQLLEDTADLLLSYTPSGAPFWNGKKQRLEHYENHNLTLLFPKKDFNIIIAWRANWDFHHYYINIALPPERDGSLCRYVDLDLDVMLLTANSDRVLKGDRTAGMFVLDREEFEERKQELIYPTEIIERAEKALEEVLYNIKHRIFPFDDSLLNWRPAAAIPNFKGLLDHKGLWLTKVKEGNV, from the coding sequence ATGAATAATTTGCTACGAATCGAATCATTTATATATCCTGATATAGATCGTTATTTTTATCCGGCACAACTGTTGGAAGATACCGCCGATTTATTGTTGTCTTACACCCCCTCAGGTGCGCCTTTCTGGAATGGTAAGAAACAACGGCTTGAGCACTATGAAAATCATAATCTAACGCTCCTATTTCCCAAAAAAGATTTCAACATCATTATCGCGTGGCGTGCCAACTGGGATTTTCACCACTACTATATCAATATTGCGCTGCCGCCTGAAAGAGACGGTTCTTTATGCCGCTATGTTGATCTTGACCTTGATGTAATGCTATTAACCGCTAATAGCGATCGAGTTCTTAAAGGTGATCGTACTGCGGGAATGTTCGTGCTTGATCGTGAGGAATTTGAGGAGCGCAAACAGGAATTAATTTATCCCACCGAGATTATAGAACGCGCCGAAAAAGCGCTGGAAGAAGTTCTGTACAATATTAAGCACAGGATTTTTCCTTTTGACGACTCTTTGTTGAATTGGCGACCTGCCGCAGCAATTCCTAATTTCAAAGGGCTGTTGGATCATAAGGGGTTGTGGTTAACAAAGGTAAAGGAAGGTAATGTATGA
- a CDS encoding L-threonylcarbamoyladenylate synthase, producing MNSFPANLKTRIINADDARAISIVADEIRRGNLAAFPTDTVYGVGAIASNAEAVTRLYNVKGRRMQKPIPILVKDAEQLLLVAREVNDLANRLIERFWPGALTLILPRHPDLPDVICAGGDTIAVRMPAHVLTLALIREVGSPLATTSANQSGKDSPLDVPGVLINLKGRIEVVLDGGMCPGGIDSTVVDTTGGVLRVLRETAIPARVIREALK from the coding sequence ATGAATTCTTTCCCAGCAAATCTGAAAACTCGTATTATCAATGCCGATGATGCTCGTGCAATCTCTATTGTAGCTGATGAGATTCGCCGGGGTAATTTAGCCGCTTTTCCGACCGATACTGTGTATGGGGTTGGCGCTATCGCTTCCAATGCCGAGGCTGTTACACGCCTGTACAATGTAAAGGGGCGGCGTATGCAAAAGCCAATTCCGATTCTGGTAAAAGATGCCGAACAGTTGCTATTGGTTGCCAGAGAGGTAAACGATCTAGCGAATCGTTTGATTGAGAGATTCTGGCCCGGTGCGCTTACCCTCATTCTACCACGCCACCCGGACTTGCCTGATGTTATTTGCGCCGGTGGTGATACCATAGCGGTGCGGATGCCTGCGCATGTACTAACATTGGCGCTTATTCGCGAGGTTGGCTCGCCTCTAGCGACTACCAGCGCCAACCAAAGCGGCAAGGATAGCCCTTTGGATGTGCCGGGAGTGCTAATTAACCTTAAAGGGCGTATCGAGGTAGTGCTGGATGGTGGTATGTGTCCGGGGGGCATTGATTCAACAGTAGTGGATACCACCGGGGGAGTGTTGAGGGTATTGCGAGAAACCGCTATCCCCGCTCGCGTCATTCGAGAGGCTCTGAAATAG
- the sucC gene encoding ADP-forming succinate--CoA ligase subunit beta: protein MKIHEYQAKEILRQYAIPVQKGEVATTPAEAKAIAEKFGKAVVVKAQVHAGGRGKAGGVKFSPTVDAAEQNATKILGMDIKGSIVKKVLVTDAADIAKEYYLGMIIDRASKGITIMASAEGGMEIEDVAKESPEKIIKVLADPFMGLLDYQARDIAIGLGLPADKQRGFMTIAKELYKAFIANDCEILEINPLVITEQGEWLALDAKLVFDDNAEFRHKKLFESLRDLGEEEPAEIEARSAGLSYVKLDGNIGCVVNGAGLAMATMDSLKLYGGEPANFLDIGGGAKAEKVTAAIHIILSDPNVKAILFNIFGGITRGDDVARGIIAGLNAIKTSIPIVIRLVGTNSIEGRKILEEANLRSAETLSEAAQKVVSIAKEREAGK, encoded by the coding sequence ATGAAGATACATGAGTATCAGGCCAAAGAAATTCTGCGCCAATACGCTATACCGGTGCAGAAAGGCGAAGTTGCCACTACTCCTGCTGAAGCCAAAGCAATTGCCGAGAAATTCGGTAAAGCAGTGGTCGTTAAAGCACAGGTACATGCCGGTGGGCGTGGCAAGGCAGGCGGCGTGAAGTTTAGCCCCACCGTCGATGCGGCTGAACAAAATGCTACCAAAATTCTGGGAATGGATATCAAAGGCAGTATCGTCAAGAAGGTATTGGTTACGGATGCCGCCGATATCGCTAAGGAATACTATCTGGGTATGATTATAGACCGCGCTTCCAAAGGAATTACCATTATGGCTAGCGCCGAAGGTGGTATGGAAATTGAAGACGTTGCCAAAGAAAGCCCTGAAAAAATCATCAAAGTATTAGCCGATCCCTTCATGGGGTTGCTCGATTATCAGGCACGCGACATCGCCATCGGGTTGGGGTTGCCTGCCGATAAACAACGCGGCTTTATGACTATTGCTAAAGAACTTTACAAAGCCTTCATAGCAAATGATTGCGAGATTCTCGAAATTAACCCGCTGGTTATTACCGAGCAGGGCGAGTGGTTGGCTTTAGATGCCAAGTTGGTATTCGATGATAATGCGGAGTTCCGCCACAAAAAACTATTTGAATCACTGCGCGATCTTGGTGAAGAAGAACCAGCTGAAATTGAAGCACGTAGTGCTGGTTTGAGTTATGTAAAGCTAGATGGCAACATCGGTTGTGTGGTCAACGGTGCTGGGTTGGCGATGGCAACTATGGACTCGCTTAAGTTATACGGGGGCGAACCTGCCAACTTCCTCGATATTGGTGGTGGCGCGAAAGCCGAAAAAGTAACCGCTGCAATTCATATAATCCTGAGCGACCCCAATGTTAAGGCAATTTTGTTCAATATCTTTGGTGGTATCACTCGTGGCGATGATGTAGCAAGGGGTATTATTGCCGGATTGAACGCAATCAAAACCAGTATCCCGATTGTCATTCGCCTTGTCGGTACTAACAGTATAGAAGGGCGCAAGATTTTAGAGGAAGCGAACCTGCGCAGCGCCGAGACTCTATCAGAAGCAGCGCAAAAAGTAGTGAGCATTGCCAAGGAAAGAGAGGCGGGCAAATGA
- the sucD gene encoding succinate--CoA ligase subunit alpha: MSILVGKNTRLLVQGITGKEGGYHTTQMLQYGTPVVAGTTPGKGGTKFETVPVFDTVQQAVDQTRANTSIIYVPAPFAPDAILEAADAGIELIICITEGIAVQDMIKVFHHVKRKGARLIGPNCPGVITPGEAKVGIMPGYIHTPGNIGVVSKSGTLTYEVVNALTLKGFGQSTAVGIGGDPIIGTSFIDVLELFEKDPNTEKIVMLGEIGGNAEILAAEYVAHHVTKPVLGFIAGQTAPAGKRMGHAGAIISGGEGTAAEKIAAFKKYGIKVADSPAQIADLI, translated from the coding sequence ATGAGCATACTGGTAGGTAAAAACACCCGGCTTCTGGTGCAGGGTATCACCGGAAAAGAGGGCGGATACCACACCACCCAGATGCTACAATATGGCACTCCGGTTGTGGCAGGCACTACTCCCGGCAAGGGTGGTACTAAATTTGAAACCGTGCCGGTTTTTGACACCGTGCAGCAAGCAGTTGACCAGACTCGCGCCAATACTTCGATCATTTATGTGCCTGCTCCATTCGCGCCAGACGCAATTTTGGAAGCGGCTGATGCCGGCATTGAACTGATTATCTGCATCACCGAAGGTATTGCAGTACAGGATATGATCAAGGTTTTCCACCATGTAAAACGCAAGGGTGCGCGCCTAATCGGTCCTAACTGCCCCGGTGTTATCACCCCCGGCGAAGCTAAAGTAGGTATCATGCCCGGTTACATTCATACTCCCGGCAATATCGGGGTGGTGAGCAAAAGCGGGACACTTACCTATGAAGTAGTAAATGCGCTCACTTTAAAAGGTTTCGGGCAGAGTACTGCGGTGGGCATCGGTGGCGATCCGATTATCGGTACTAGCTTTATTGATGTACTGGAACTATTCGAGAAAGACCCCAACACCGAAAAAATAGTGATGCTCGGTGAAATCGGTGGTAATGCAGAGATACTAGCAGCCGAATACGTGGCACATCATGTCACCAAACCGGTGTTAGGCTTTATCGCAGGACAAACCGCTCCGGCAGGCAAACGTATGGGGCATGCAGGTGCAATTATCAGCGGTGGTGAGGGAACTGCGGCTGAGAAAATTGCCGCTTTCAAGAAGTATGGTATTAAGGTTGCAGATAGCCCGGCGCAAATCGCCGACCTGATTTAA
- a CDS encoding HAD family hydrolase → MIKAIVVDYGGVLVEAPSGRTNLAKYADKLGIDPVQFKAGIFGENNTLWNRAKVGLISEAEYWSGVEKILQIGKDKIEWVRLGFYHSVPIQTEFVEYLKSLKGSYKLAILSNAIPSFTENWKALGFYEWFDEAINSSIVGLAKPDPAVYRLVADSLGVAPEECVFVDDQSKNLENAKNLGFSVIHYQNTAQVIVQLKALISDKK, encoded by the coding sequence ATGATTAAAGCTATAGTGGTTGATTACGGTGGCGTGCTGGTTGAAGCCCCTTCTGGTCGTACCAACCTTGCTAAATATGCCGATAAGTTGGGAATTGACCCCGTACAATTTAAAGCGGGTATTTTTGGTGAGAATAATACATTATGGAATCGGGCAAAAGTTGGGTTGATTTCAGAGGCAGAGTATTGGTCAGGGGTCGAAAAAATCTTGCAAATTGGCAAGGATAAAATCGAGTGGGTAAGGCTAGGCTTTTATCATTCGGTGCCGATTCAAACCGAGTTTGTCGAGTATCTAAAATCTTTGAAAGGTAGCTACAAACTTGCCATACTGAGCAACGCTATTCCTTCTTTTACGGAAAACTGGAAAGCTTTAGGATTTTATGAGTGGTTTGATGAAGCGATAAATTCCAGTATAGTTGGTCTTGCCAAACCAGACCCCGCGGTTTACCGCTTAGTCGCCGATAGTTTGGGAGTTGCGCCGGAGGAATGCGTTTTCGTGGACGATCAAAGTAAGAATTTAGAAAATGCCAAGAACCTAGGTTTTAGCGTGATTCATTATCAGAATACAGCTCAGGTAATTGTGCAGCTAAAGGCGCTTATTTCGGACAAAAAATAA
- the hpt gene encoding hypoxanthine phosphoribosyltransferase has product MQQQNNIEDNIARILIDEETLQAKITELALKITNDYSGQDLLLVGALKGAVMFMVDLSLQINLPLEMDFMAISSYGSSTRSSGVVRIMKDLDKPIEGRNVLIVEDIVDSGLTLNYLSDNLWARNPNSLRICALLNKPSRRISDVEIDYIGFDIPDEFVVGYGLDFGERYRNLPYIGILKPDVIADALEEEKK; this is encoded by the coding sequence ATGCAGCAGCAGAACAATATTGAGGATAACATAGCTCGGATTTTGATTGATGAGGAAACTTTACAGGCGAAAATAACGGAACTGGCGCTAAAGATTACCAACGATTATAGTGGGCAAGACCTTTTGTTAGTTGGGGCGCTTAAGGGTGCGGTAATGTTTATGGTTGATTTATCTTTGCAAATCAATCTTCCTCTGGAAATGGATTTTATGGCAATATCCAGCTATGGCTCCAGCACCCGGTCAAGCGGGGTTGTGCGTATAATGAAGGACCTTGATAAGCCCATTGAAGGGCGCAATGTGCTTATTGTAGAAGATATTGTGGATAGCGGGTTGACGCTCAATTACCTTTCCGATAATCTGTGGGCGCGTAACCCTAACTCTTTGCGTATCTGTGCTTTGCTCAATAAGCCATCCCGCCGTATTAGCGATGTGGAAATTGATTATATCGGCTTTGATATTCCAGATGAGTTTGTAGTTGGGTATGGGCTTGATTTTGGCGAACGCTATCGCAACCTACCTTATATCGGGATTCTCAAGCCTGATGTTATTGCGGACGCTCTTGAAGAAGAAAAGAAGTAA
- the tilS gene encoding tRNA lysidine(34) synthetase TilS, with amino-acid sequence MCDFYLTTIMSLNTTLDQFFDKYAERILSPIRVLVGVSGGPDSVALLHALVGMKEALNLEIHAAHLNHGIRGEEAKDDYDYVIELCNLLSVQCHLKDQDVPALAKLLSVSLEEAARRARYEFFGEIMTNFDFPLLLVAHTANDQAETVLMRLLRGSGLQGLAGILPLSRLPYSEAANLWVGRPLLEIWRNEIEDYCAVHKLTPHHDSTNHDMRYTRNRIRHELLPLLEDKYQHGAAANLARFATLAADEEEWLDELTGAAISSVAVEQEGWINRASMGLTSYEDWANIVEGNQSGSIFIDPRISRDWDDRHIVIDLAGFSRFPLALQRRALRLVYFRLKERLENLEHKHIESILTNLDKAGWKIILPGNVQAQVYSEKLVLGFRGQLIPDFGLLLDEAQLIEIEAPASINFKGALLECDVFEVDEETNWMTDRWVALLDADKTGTKLTIRGRKAGERFKPLGAPGRKKLQDYMVDAAIPRQLRERYPLVVRLPQSAGDSDKIVWVVGFAIGDEFKVTDETSRILRLSISFT; translated from the coding sequence ATGTGTGATTTTTATTTGACCACTATTATGAGCTTAAATACCACTTTAGATCAATTTTTTGATAAATATGCCGAGCGGATACTTAGTCCTATCCGTGTGTTGGTTGGCGTTTCGGGTGGACCAGACTCGGTAGCTCTTTTACATGCGCTAGTTGGCATGAAAGAAGCCTTGAATCTTGAAATTCACGCAGCGCACTTAAATCATGGCATTCGTGGCGAAGAAGCCAAAGACGATTACGATTACGTCATAGAACTGTGCAACTTGCTATCGGTGCAATGCCACTTGAAAGATCAAGATGTCCCCGCTCTGGCAAAGTTGCTGAGCGTGAGTTTGGAAGAAGCTGCCCGCCGCGCCCGCTATGAGTTTTTCGGCGAAATAATGACCAATTTTGACTTTCCTTTACTATTAGTAGCGCATACTGCCAATGATCAGGCTGAAACGGTGTTGATGCGTTTATTACGCGGTTCAGGCTTGCAGGGGTTAGCGGGCATATTGCCGCTTTCGCGCTTGCCCTATAGCGAAGCCGCTAATTTATGGGTAGGTCGCCCTCTGTTAGAGATATGGCGTAATGAAATTGAAGATTATTGCGCTGTTCACAAGCTGACACCACACCATGATTCTACTAACCATGATATGCGCTATACCCGTAACCGTATTCGGCATGAGCTTTTGCCATTGCTGGAAGATAAATATCAGCATGGGGCTGCTGCCAATCTTGCTCGTTTCGCAACGCTGGCAGCGGACGAGGAAGAGTGGTTGGATGAGCTAACCGGGGCGGCAATTTCCAGCGTTGCAGTTGAGCAAGAAGGCTGGATTAATCGGGCTTCTATGGGGCTTACTTCGTATGAGGATTGGGCGAACATAGTTGAGGGCAACCAAAGCGGTAGTATTTTCATAGACCCTAGGATATCCAGAGATTGGGATGACCGCCACATTGTAATCGACCTTGCCGGGTTTTCACGCTTTCCGTTGGCTTTACAGCGGCGGGCGCTTCGACTGGTTTATTTCCGGCTCAAGGAGCGTTTAGAGAACTTAGAACATAAGCACATTGAAAGTATTTTAACCAACCTCGATAAGGCGGGCTGGAAAATTATATTACCGGGGAATGTGCAAGCGCAGGTTTATAGTGAGAAACTGGTGTTGGGTTTTCGCGGGCAGCTTATTCCCGATTTTGGATTGCTGCTGGATGAAGCTCAATTAATTGAAATAGAGGCTCCCGCCAGCATTAACTTCAAGGGGGCATTGCTTGAATGTGATGTGTTTGAAGTGGATGAAGAAACTAATTGGATGACAGACCGTTGGGTTGCACTATTGGATGCTGATAAAACAGGCACAAAGCTCACGATCAGAGGAAGAAAAGCGGGAGAACGGTTTAAGCCTTTAGGTGCGCCCGGTCGCAAGAAATTGCAAGATTACATGGTGGATGCAGCAATTCCACGCCAGTTGCGAGAGCGCTACCCTTTGGTAGTGCGGCTACCGCAATCTGCCGGAGATAGTGATAAAATTGTATGGGTGGTAGGGTTTGCTATCGGGGATGAATTCAAGGTGACAGATGAAACCAGCCGAATTTTAAGGCTTTCAATTAGTTTTACATGA
- a CDS encoding response regulator, which produces MVKILLVEDNEMNRDMLSRRLERKGYEVIHAVDGGQGLTVAGVEQPDLILMDMSLPVLDGWEATRRLKSNPATRKIPVIALTAHAMSGDREKALEAGCDDYDTKPIELPRLLDKMRLLLGKKPTA; this is translated from the coding sequence ATGGTGAAAATTCTTCTTGTAGAAGACAATGAAATGAACCGGGATATGCTTTCCCGCCGTCTTGAACGTAAAGGCTATGAAGTAATACATGCGGTTGATGGCGGGCAAGGTCTAACGGTAGCCGGTGTTGAACAGCCTGACCTCATTCTGATGGATATGAGCCTACCTGTCTTGGACGGTTGGGAGGCTACCCGCCGCTTGAAGTCGAACCCGGCAACCAGAAAAATCCCGGTTATTGCCCTTACCGCCCATGCTATGTCCGGCGATCGCGAGAAAGCTCTTGAAGCGGGTTGTGATGATTACGATACCAAGCCCATAGAATTACCACGCTTGTTGGATAAAATGCGGTTATTGTTAGGGAAAAAGCCTACTGCTTGA